A genomic segment from Micromonospora echinaurantiaca encodes:
- a CDS encoding FKBP-type peptidyl-prolyl cis-trans isomerase, with translation MNQAAGARPGKPEVGPIEGAPPADLVIEDITVGEGPEARPGQQANVHYVGVAHSTGREFDASWNRGEAFEFPLGGGRVIAGWDQGVVGMRVGGRRRLTIPPHLGYGDRGAGGVIKPGETLVFVVDLLGVR, from the coding sequence ATGAACCAGGCAGCAGGCGCCCGCCCGGGCAAGCCCGAGGTGGGTCCGATCGAGGGCGCGCCGCCGGCCGACCTCGTGATCGAGGACATCACCGTCGGCGAGGGCCCGGAGGCCCGGCCGGGCCAGCAGGCCAACGTGCACTACGTGGGGGTGGCGCACTCCACCGGCCGTGAGTTCGACGCGTCGTGGAACCGCGGTGAGGCGTTCGAGTTCCCGCTCGGCGGCGGACGGGTCATCGCCGGCTGGGACCAGGGCGTGGTCGGGATGCGGGTCGGCGGCCGGCGTCGGCTGACCATCCCGCCGCACCTGGGCTACGGCGACCGGGGGGCCGGCGGCGTCATCAAGCCGGGCGAGACCCTCGTCTTCGTCGTCGACCTGCTCGGCGTCCGCTGA
- a CDS encoding STAS domain-containing protein, which produces MGQRDDRLHVQISAADHAVEVRVTGEVDIATVGALRSALWAAPARSVLRVDLSGVRVLSAAGVRALVAAHLRIRARGGELVLVGPDPTVHRVLRATGLHRVIPIVDPCPDRELVAC; this is translated from the coding sequence ATGGGACAACGCGACGACCGCCTCCACGTGCAGATCAGCGCGGCTGATCACGCGGTGGAGGTGCGGGTGACCGGCGAGGTCGACATCGCCACCGTCGGCGCGTTGCGGTCCGCCCTCTGGGCCGCCCCGGCCCGGTCGGTGCTGCGGGTCGATCTCTCCGGCGTACGGGTGCTCTCGGCCGCCGGGGTGCGCGCGCTGGTCGCCGCGCACCTGCGGATCCGGGCCCGGGGCGGCGAGCTGGTGCTGGTCGGTCCCGACCCGACGGTCCACCGGGTGCTGCGCGCCACCGGGCTGCACCGGGTCATCCCGATCGTCGACCCGTGCCCCGACCGCGAGCTGGTGGCCTGCTGA
- a CDS encoding SMP-30/gluconolactonase/LRE family protein, which translates to MVVPRPRAPWLIRPVREPATVPPPLDGPWAPTDTRLDAAELLPLPAGATGPEDVLVDPAGRLVSGAEDGRLWWWPVDAPPGTGPRLLAETGGRPLGIELDPRDGSLVVCDAYRGLLRVTPDGAVRELTGVGARPHLADNAAVARDSTVYFTDSSYRFPVSHWKRDLLEHRPNGRVLAYHPGTGRTEVVRDGLYFPNGIALTPDESALMLVETATHRLVRLTLPDAEVTVLADLPAYPDNLTGVGDGTYWIALPSPRLAAMERLLPHPRLRQLVALLPAAVQPKPLRYGLVALVDGAGRVLRTLHGPRGGYHMITGVRQHGDQLWLGSLTATGVARVPLA; encoded by the coding sequence ATGGTCGTCCCCCGCCCGCGCGCGCCCTGGCTGATCCGTCCGGTCCGCGAGCCGGCCACCGTGCCGCCGCCGCTCGACGGGCCGTGGGCCCCGACTGACACCCGGCTCGACGCCGCCGAGCTGCTGCCCCTGCCCGCCGGGGCCACCGGCCCGGAGGACGTGCTGGTCGACCCGGCCGGGCGGCTGGTCAGCGGCGCCGAGGACGGCCGGCTCTGGTGGTGGCCGGTCGACGCGCCGCCGGGCACCGGCCCCCGGCTGCTCGCCGAGACCGGCGGCCGGCCGCTCGGCATCGAGCTGGACCCGCGCGACGGCAGTCTGGTGGTCTGCGACGCGTACCGGGGGCTGCTGCGGGTCACCCCGGACGGGGCGGTACGGGAGCTGACCGGCGTCGGGGCGCGTCCGCACCTGGCCGACAACGCCGCCGTCGCCCGTGACAGCACCGTCTACTTCACCGACTCGTCGTACCGCTTCCCGGTCTCGCACTGGAAGCGGGACCTGCTGGAGCACCGGCCGAACGGGCGGGTGCTGGCCTACCACCCGGGCACCGGGCGCACCGAGGTGGTCCGGGACGGGCTGTACTTCCCCAACGGGATCGCGCTGACCCCGGACGAGTCGGCGCTGATGCTGGTGGAGACCGCCACCCACCGGCTGGTCCGGCTCACCCTGCCGGACGCCGAGGTCACCGTGCTGGCCGACCTGCCGGCGTACCCGGACAACCTGACCGGGGTCGGCGACGGGACGTACTGGATCGCACTGCCCAGCCCTCGGCTGGCGGCGATGGAGCGGCTGCTGCCCCACCCGCGGCTGCGTCAGCTGGTCGCGCTGCTGCCGGCGGCGGTGCAGCCGAAGCCGCTGCGCTACGGCCTGGTCGCGCTGGTCGACGGCGCCGGGCGGGTGTTGCGTACGCTGCACGGCCCGCGCGGTGGGTACCACATGATCACCGGCGTCCGGCAGCACGGCGACCAGCTCTGGCTGGGCAGCCTCACCGCGACCGGGGTGGCCCGGGTTCCGCTGGCCTGA
- a CDS encoding L,D-transpeptidase, which translates to MELRRRLTLLAVSIAATPLVLGGCTADRKGAESAKGRSAPPEVSLTPADRARDVPISAEVGTTIKGGRVTAVRITDDKGKEVKAEPREDGSGWVPSEPLQPKRTYTAEVTATGDSGATTTRKTTFTTMPKSSKPAITSTLYFAGNRTYGTAMPVTVAFDPPIPKEARADVQRRLFVKTNPPQPGAWSWVSDGSQVYYRAPDFWRPGTTISVRAGLEGLPIGKEHVGDEDRRATSKIGRQVALEIDNATKQMSVVRDGKVVRKIPVSMGKPSTPTSSGKMVIMEKHEFTTFDTRGSADPYVVDVEDAQRLTWGGEFIHAAPWSVGDQGNTNVSHGCTNVSNEAADWLMRLTQVGDLVTIKGTEVELTEGNGWTAWNVGWDEFVKGSALPVPAGLRPAPAQVPHPGAVAGGSPAPVPSVTGG; encoded by the coding sequence ATGGAGTTGAGGCGGCGATTGACGCTGCTGGCGGTGAGCATCGCGGCCACACCGTTGGTCCTGGGTGGCTGCACCGCGGATCGCAAGGGCGCCGAGTCGGCCAAGGGCCGGTCGGCCCCGCCGGAGGTGAGCCTGACACCCGCCGACCGGGCCCGGGACGTCCCGATCAGTGCCGAGGTGGGCACCACCATCAAGGGCGGTCGGGTCACCGCGGTGCGGATCACCGACGACAAGGGGAAGGAGGTCAAGGCGGAGCCGCGGGAGGACGGCTCGGGCTGGGTGCCGAGCGAGCCGTTGCAGCCGAAGCGGACCTACACCGCCGAGGTGACCGCCACCGGCGACTCGGGCGCCACCACCACCCGGAAGACCACCTTCACCACCATGCCGAAATCGTCGAAACCGGCGATCACCAGCACGTTGTATTTCGCCGGTAATCGGACGTACGGCACCGCAATGCCGGTAACCGTCGCGTTCGACCCGCCCATTCCGAAAGAGGCCAGAGCGGATGTGCAGCGGCGCCTGTTCGTGAAGACGAACCCGCCGCAGCCGGGCGCCTGGTCCTGGGTGTCCGACGGTAGCCAGGTCTATTACCGGGCGCCCGATTTCTGGCGACCGGGCACCACGATCAGTGTCCGGGCGGGGTTGGAGGGTCTGCCGATCGGCAAGGAGCACGTCGGTGACGAGGACCGGCGGGCCACCTCGAAGATCGGCCGCCAGGTGGCGCTGGAGATCGACAACGCCACCAAGCAGATGTCGGTGGTGCGCGACGGCAAGGTCGTTCGCAAGATCCCGGTCAGCATGGGCAAACCGAGCACGCCGACGTCCAGCGGCAAGATGGTGATCATGGAGAAGCACGAGTTCACGACGTTCGACACCCGGGGTTCGGCCGACCCCTACGTGGTCGACGTCGAGGACGCGCAGCGGCTCACCTGGGGCGGCGAGTTCATCCACGCGGCGCCGTGGTCGGTGGGGGACCAGGGCAACACCAACGTCTCGCACGGCTGCACCAACGTCTCGAACGAGGCCGCGGACTGGTTGATGCGCCTCACCCAGGTCGGTGACCTGGTCACCATCAAGGGCACCGAGGTCGAGTTGACCGAGGGCAACGGCTGGACCGCGTGGAACGTCGGCTGGGACGAGTTCGTCAAGGGCAGCGCACTGCCCGTACCGGCCGGGCTGCGGCCGGCGCCCGCCCAGGTGCCACACCCGGGTGCGGTGGCCGGCGGTTCACCGGCGCCGGTGCCGTCGGTGACCGGCGGCTGA
- a CDS encoding sugar phosphate isomerase/epimerase family protein has translation MDELASRPPASGPESVSRRGVLRAATVSAAAVGAAGLLGAPAAAHSGPAHGRRRVPADRISIQLYTLRDQLAADLPGTLAALRRIGYRRIEHAGYVGRTAAEFRAALDDAGLRATSGHVGIPQPFDPDAWEQVLADTNTVGCRYLVHPWFGLDAEGRPIRDPERYRALARDLNRAGRLAERAGLRFGYHNHQLEFVPLTDGRTGFEILAAETDPRLVHFELDLFWTWRGARDPVDVIRAHRGRIRQVHVKDMDHNASFADLGDGLIDFGRIFGYAREAGIEEYIVERDDAGTPPRAPADALDTARVGYAYLASLRY, from the coding sequence ATGGACGAACTCGCCTCCCGACCACCGGCGTCCGGCCCGGAGTCGGTCAGCCGCCGCGGCGTGCTGCGCGCCGCCACCGTCTCGGCCGCCGCGGTCGGCGCCGCCGGCTTGCTCGGCGCGCCCGCCGCGGCCCACTCCGGCCCGGCGCACGGCCGACGCCGGGTCCCGGCCGACCGGATCAGCATCCAGCTGTACACGCTGCGCGACCAGCTCGCCGCCGACCTGCCCGGCACGCTCGCCGCGCTACGGCGGATCGGCTACCGCCGAATCGAGCACGCCGGCTACGTCGGACGGACGGCCGCCGAGTTCCGGGCCGCCCTCGACGACGCCGGACTGCGGGCCACCTCCGGGCACGTCGGCATCCCGCAGCCGTTCGACCCCGACGCGTGGGAGCAGGTGCTCGCCGACACCAACACGGTGGGCTGCCGGTACCTGGTCCACCCCTGGTTCGGGCTGGACGCCGAGGGCCGGCCGATCCGCGACCCGGAGCGGTACCGGGCGCTGGCCCGGGACCTGAACCGCGCCGGGCGGCTGGCCGAGCGGGCCGGGCTACGGTTCGGCTACCACAACCACCAGCTGGAGTTCGTGCCGTTGACCGACGGGCGGACCGGGTTCGAGATCCTGGCCGCCGAGACCGACCCCCGGCTGGTCCACTTCGAACTCGACCTGTTCTGGACCTGGCGCGGCGCGCGGGACCCGGTCGACGTGATCCGCGCGCACCGCGGCCGGATCCGCCAGGTGCACGTCAAGGACATGGACCACAACGCCAGCTTCGCCGACCTCGGCGACGGCCTGATCGACTTCGGCCGGATCTTCGGGTACGCCCGGGAGGCCGGGATCGAGGAGTACATCGTGGAGCGCGACGACGCGGGCACCCCGCCGCGCGCCCCGGCCGACGCCCTCGACACCGCCCGGGTCGGCTACGCCTACCTCGCCTCGCTCCGCTACTGA
- a CDS encoding PQQ-dependent sugar dehydrogenase, protein MRRAALLPALVLVAAGLTAPAAPVTAAPAAAPPDSSFQKVTLNDYPGEPMSLAVLPDLRVLHTSRTGEVRIHDPRTGLNTLAADVPVYEHDEEGLQGIAIDPDFARNKWVYLYYSPPMDTPVDDPATPDVNEGDAPLVGTEADWQRFRGVLRLSRFKLDGMRLDLRTEQKIIDVPTDRGICCHVGGQIDFDSAGNLYLSTGDDTNPFFSDGYTPIDERADRNPAFDAQRTSANTNDLRGKLLRIRVKPGGGYRVPPGNLFRPGTPKTRPEIYAMGLRNPFRFAVDRRTDDVYLADYSPDAGSANPDRGPAGHGRWMLVDKPANYGWPYCVTPTMPYRDHDFATGTPGGYFDCRRPVNDSPHNTGQRRLPPVEAPQVWYPSAPSGEFPQLGTGGIGPMAGPAYDYDGRSTSRVRWPAYYDGVPLFYEWTRDYVKEFRLDRAGEVADIRPVVPSLVVDNPMDLEFGPDGALYVLEYGDGYFAENPDAQLSRIDFVRGNRTPIPKISADPTAGQAPLTVTFSSAGTVDPDGDPLRYAWDFDADGSVDSTEPNPSWTYQSNGSYQPTLKVTDRTGRSAAATLPLLIGPRAPIVEFVSPVAGQPFEFGQTVAFQVKVTDDRPVDCSRVRVTYILGHDEHGHPLSSAAGCTGSIATFVDGGHGGAPNLSAVFVAEYTDAPTEPDVPPQTGTATVVLYPSAS, encoded by the coding sequence ATGAGAAGAGCCGCACTCCTGCCCGCCCTGGTGCTGGTGGCCGCCGGCCTCACCGCGCCGGCCGCGCCGGTCACCGCCGCGCCCGCCGCCGCACCACCGGACAGCAGCTTCCAGAAGGTCACACTCAACGACTACCCGGGCGAGCCGATGAGCCTCGCCGTGCTGCCCGACCTGCGGGTGCTGCACACCTCCCGGACCGGCGAGGTGCGCATCCACGATCCGCGTACCGGGCTGAACACGCTCGCCGCCGACGTGCCGGTGTACGAGCACGACGAGGAGGGCCTGCAGGGCATCGCCATCGACCCTGACTTCGCCCGCAACAAGTGGGTCTACCTGTACTACTCCCCGCCGATGGACACCCCGGTCGACGATCCGGCGACCCCGGACGTCAACGAGGGCGACGCGCCGTTGGTCGGCACCGAGGCGGACTGGCAGCGGTTCCGCGGGGTGCTGCGGCTGTCCCGGTTCAAGCTGGACGGGATGCGGCTCGACCTGCGTACCGAGCAGAAGATCATCGACGTGCCCACCGACCGGGGCATCTGCTGCCACGTCGGCGGACAGATCGACTTCGACAGCGCGGGCAACCTGTACCTGTCCACCGGCGACGACACCAACCCGTTCTTCTCCGACGGCTACACCCCGATCGACGAGCGCGCCGACCGGAACCCGGCCTTCGACGCCCAGCGCACCTCGGCGAACACCAACGACCTGCGCGGCAAGCTGCTGCGGATCCGGGTCAAGCCGGGCGGCGGCTACCGCGTCCCGCCGGGCAACCTGTTCCGGCCGGGCACCCCGAAGACCCGGCCCGAGATCTACGCGATGGGGCTGCGCAACCCGTTCCGGTTCGCCGTCGACCGGCGTACCGACGACGTCTACCTCGCCGACTACTCCCCGGACGCCGGTTCGGCGAACCCGGATCGGGGGCCGGCCGGGCACGGCCGCTGGATGCTGGTGGACAAGCCGGCCAACTACGGCTGGCCGTACTGCGTCACGCCGACCATGCCGTACCGCGACCACGACTTCGCCACCGGCACGCCCGGCGGGTACTTCGACTGCCGGCGGCCGGTGAACGACTCGCCGCACAACACCGGGCAGCGCCGGCTGCCGCCGGTCGAGGCGCCGCAGGTCTGGTACCCGTCCGCGCCCTCCGGCGAGTTCCCGCAGCTCGGCACCGGCGGGATCGGCCCGATGGCCGGCCCGGCGTACGACTACGACGGGCGCAGCACCTCGCGGGTGAGGTGGCCCGCCTACTATGACGGCGTCCCGCTGTTCTACGAGTGGACCCGCGACTACGTCAAGGAGTTCCGGCTCGACCGCGCCGGCGAGGTCGCCGACATCCGGCCGGTGGTGCCCTCGCTGGTGGTGGACAACCCGATGGACCTGGAGTTCGGCCCCGACGGCGCGCTCTACGTGCTGGAGTACGGCGACGGATACTTCGCGGAGAACCCGGACGCCCAGCTGTCCCGGATCGACTTCGTCCGGGGCAACCGGACTCCGATCCCGAAGATCAGCGCGGACCCGACCGCCGGGCAGGCGCCGCTCACGGTCACCTTCTCCAGCGCCGGTACGGTCGACCCGGACGGTGACCCGCTGCGCTACGCCTGGGACTTCGACGCCGACGGCTCGGTCGACTCCACCGAGCCGAACCCGAGCTGGACGTACCAGAGCAACGGCTCGTACCAGCCGACGCTGAAGGTCACCGACCGCACCGGCCGGTCCGCGGCGGCCACCCTGCCGCTGCTGATCGGGCCGCGGGCGCCGATCGTCGAGTTCGTCAGCCCGGTCGCCGGTCAGCCGTTCGAGTTCGGGCAGACCGTCGCGTTCCAGGTGAAGGTCACCGACGACCGCCCGGTGGACTGCTCACGGGTGCGGGTCACCTACATCCTCGGGCACGACGAGCACGGGCATCCGCTGTCCAGCGCCGCCGGGTGCACCGGCAGCATCGCCACCTTCGTCGACGGTGGACACGGCGGAGCGCCCAACCTGTCGGCGGTCTTCGTCGCCGAGTACACCGACGCGCCGACCGAGCCGGACGTACCGCCGCAGACCGGCACCGCCACGGTGGTGCTGTACCCGTCGGCGTCCTGA
- a CDS encoding right-handed parallel beta-helix repeat-containing protein — MAHPGMTVASDIRPHPVAGAPLLCDARQHGLTGDGVTNDQPALAALVDLLGDAYEADGRARVIHCPPGVYSIRDAGTVWRSGVSLVGAGPGATRFVLSNAGNRAEPVPLAFHTAQLHDAGRDRHLADCTFADFEIDGSQVASAEYSPLAKGLGLQYVVRGIFRNLYIHHTAATGLGCDFLQDCAIDRVLVVGCGRLDNGTEMGGAGIGIGIGGWGSIERLAIVNCSAVANATNGIFLELQEAGGLRPRGIKVMGCHAQGNRFGISDWGANGLIVTACTMTGNLEAGFHVSAKGTTHTAGRGGILTDCVIDGNLRDGVSIGNTPGPYTIRGNRVSGNGRHGYHQRSLGAAGQDVAEEIVIESNDFYGNGGDAIRFDRPVRDAIVMDNRIRNNGRQVAPAMTGHGDSVRYSEKSVVDRTATWPNDGHRGKVVRVGRAIAVVAANDADTLTLAPIRPGAFTAWSGDTPKPGTPYELPSAPPVRAGITVNADLTSATVRGNRIWDNRGPATQTHGIWITDQGCCVDCRVVDNDLAGNVDAAVRADTPPVGGRWERNYGHDDEG, encoded by the coding sequence GTGGCGCACCCGGGCATGACCGTGGCTTCCGACATCCGGCCGCATCCGGTTGCCGGGGCGCCGCTGCTCTGCGACGCCCGCCAGCACGGCCTGACCGGCGACGGGGTGACCAACGACCAGCCCGCCCTCGCGGCCCTGGTCGACCTGCTCGGCGACGCGTACGAGGCGGACGGGCGGGCCCGGGTCATCCACTGCCCGCCGGGGGTCTACTCGATCCGCGACGCGGGCACGGTGTGGCGCAGCGGGGTGTCGCTGGTCGGCGCCGGGCCGGGGGCGACCCGGTTCGTGCTCAGCAACGCCGGCAACCGGGCCGAGCCGGTGCCGCTGGCCTTCCACACCGCGCAGCTGCACGACGCCGGCCGGGACCGGCACCTGGCCGACTGCACCTTCGCCGACTTCGAGATCGACGGCTCCCAGGTGGCGTCGGCGGAGTACAGCCCGCTCGCCAAGGGGCTCGGGCTGCAGTACGTGGTCCGTGGCATCTTCCGCAACCTCTACATCCACCACACCGCGGCCACCGGGTTGGGCTGCGACTTCCTGCAGGACTGCGCGATCGACCGGGTGCTGGTGGTGGGGTGCGGACGGCTGGACAACGGCACCGAGATGGGCGGCGCCGGGATCGGGATCGGGATCGGCGGGTGGGGCAGCATCGAACGGCTCGCCATCGTCAACTGCAGCGCGGTGGCCAACGCCACCAACGGCATCTTCCTGGAGCTGCAGGAGGCCGGCGGGCTGCGTCCGCGCGGGATCAAGGTGATGGGCTGCCACGCCCAGGGCAACCGGTTCGGCATCTCCGACTGGGGCGCCAACGGCCTGATCGTCACCGCCTGCACGATGACCGGCAACCTGGAGGCCGGCTTCCACGTCTCGGCGAAGGGCACCACGCACACCGCCGGGCGGGGCGGCATCCTGACCGACTGCGTGATCGACGGCAACCTGCGCGACGGGGTCAGCATCGGCAACACTCCCGGGCCGTACACCATCCGGGGCAACCGGGTCAGCGGCAATGGCCGGCACGGCTACCACCAGCGCAGCCTCGGCGCGGCGGGACAGGACGTGGCCGAGGAGATCGTCATCGAGAGCAACGACTTCTACGGCAACGGCGGCGACGCGATCCGCTTCGACCGGCCGGTCCGGGACGCGATCGTGATGGACAACCGGATCCGCAACAACGGCCGGCAGGTGGCGCCGGCGATGACCGGGCACGGCGACTCGGTGCGGTACAGCGAGAAGTCCGTGGTGGACCGGACGGCGACCTGGCCGAACGACGGGCACCGGGGAAAGGTGGTGCGGGTCGGCCGGGCGATCGCGGTGGTGGCGGCGAACGACGCCGACACGCTGACCCTGGCGCCGATCCGGCCCGGCGCGTTCACCGCCTGGAGCGGGGACACCCCGAAACCGGGGACGCCGTACGAGCTGCCGTCCGCGCCGCCGGTGCGGGCCGGGATCACGGTCAACGCGGACCTCACCTCGGCGACCGTGCGGGGCAACCGGATCTGGGACAACCGTGGCCCGGCCACCCAGACCCACGGAATCTGGATCACCGACCAGGGCTGCTGCGTGGACTGCCGGGTGGTGGACAACGACCTGGCCGGCAACGTCGACGCCGCCGTCCGCGCGGACACCCCGCCGGTCGGTGGCCGGTGGGAACGCAACTACGGCCACGACGACGAGGGGTGA
- a CDS encoding dihydrolipoamide acetyltransferase family protein codes for MTTVDGAQVFLLPDLGEGLTEAEIVEWRVAVGDMVTVDQTVVEVETAKAVVDVPCPYAGRVVALHGAAGEVRPVGQPLITIAPADAAGGEPAGHATYREEERAGSGNVLIGYGTGHGGSGRRRRRPRLAVAPEPVAAPAALAPETASVAPVVPAPETASVAPGPLVISPIVRRLAREHGLDLAALRGTGPGGVVRRADVEAAVAATPARLAAVPDHPEPAGPPAAHVGLAPAGAGDVVIPLTGIRKAIADKLSRSRREIPEVTIWVDVDATALLETRAAINAATPDAPVSILALLARICLSGLRRYPQLNARVDTEAQRIVQSAAVHLGIAAQTDRGLVVPVVRDAQRLTTGELAAELAATTTAARAGTLPPARLTGGTFTLNNYGVFGVDGSTPIINHPEAALLGVGRIVDKPWVVDGQLAVRKVTQLSLTFDHRVCDGGVAGGFLRHVADCVERPALLIATV; via the coding sequence ATGACCACCGTCGACGGGGCCCAGGTGTTCCTCCTGCCCGACCTGGGCGAGGGGCTGACCGAGGCGGAGATCGTCGAGTGGCGGGTCGCCGTCGGCGACATGGTCACCGTGGACCAGACGGTGGTCGAGGTGGAGACCGCCAAGGCCGTCGTCGACGTGCCCTGCCCGTACGCCGGCCGGGTGGTGGCCCTGCACGGCGCGGCGGGTGAGGTCCGGCCGGTCGGCCAGCCGCTGATCACCATCGCCCCGGCGGACGCCGCCGGCGGCGAACCGGCAGGGCACGCCACCTACCGGGAGGAGGAGCGGGCCGGCTCCGGCAACGTCCTGATCGGCTACGGCACCGGCCACGGCGGGTCGGGCCGGCGGCGGCGTCGGCCCCGGCTCGCGGTCGCCCCGGAGCCCGTGGCCGCGCCGGCCGCCCTGGCGCCAGAGACCGCGTCGGTCGCGCCGGTCGTCCCGGCGCCAGAGACCGCGTCGGTCGCGCCGGGCCCCTTGGTCATCTCGCCGATCGTGCGCCGGCTGGCCCGCGAGCACGGCCTGGACCTGGCCGCGCTGCGCGGCACCGGCCCCGGCGGTGTGGTCCGCCGGGCCGACGTCGAGGCTGCCGTGGCGGCGACGCCCGCCCGGCTGGCCGCGGTGCCGGACCACCCGGAGCCGGCCGGCCCGCCGGCGGCGCACGTCGGCCTCGCCCCGGCCGGCGCCGGCGACGTGGTCATCCCGCTGACCGGCATCCGCAAGGCGATCGCCGACAAGCTGTCCCGCAGCCGGCGGGAGATCCCCGAGGTCACCATCTGGGTGGACGTGGACGCCACCGCGCTGCTGGAGACCCGGGCGGCGATCAACGCGGCGACCCCGGACGCGCCGGTGAGCATCCTGGCCCTGCTGGCCCGGATCTGTCTGTCCGGGCTGCGCCGTTACCCGCAGCTCAACGCCCGGGTGGACACCGAGGCGCAGCGGATCGTCCAGTCCGCCGCGGTGCACCTGGGCATCGCCGCGCAGACCGACCGCGGCCTGGTCGTGCCGGTGGTCCGGGACGCGCAGCGGTTGACCACCGGCGAGCTGGCCGCCGAACTGGCGGCCACCACCACCGCGGCGCGGGCCGGCACGCTGCCGCCGGCCCGGCTCACTGGCGGCACGTTCACCCTGAACAACTACGGGGTGTTCGGTGTCGACGGCTCCACCCCGATCATCAACCACCCGGAGGCGGCGCTGCTCGGGGTGGGGCGGATCGTGGACAAGCCGTGGGTGGTCGACGGGCAGCTCGCGGTCCGCAAGGTGACCCAGCTCAGCCTCACCTTCGACCACCGGGTCTGCGACGGTGGGGTGGCCGGCGGGTTCCTGCGGCACGTCGCCGACTGTGTCGAGCGGCCGGCGCTGCTGATCGCCACCGTCTGA
- a CDS encoding alpha-ketoacid dehydrogenase subunit beta: protein MMATTMAKALNDALADALAEDERVVVFGEDVGQLGGVFRITDGLLARFGDKRCFDTPLAEAGIVGFAVGLAMSGLRPVVEMQFDAFAYPAFEQIASHVAKLRNRTRGALSVPIVIRVPYAGGIGGVEHHCDSSEAYYAHTPGLKVVTPATVEDAYSLLREAIADPDPVVFMEPKKLYFSSAEAQLPARTEPFGRAVVRRPGRDATLVAYGPAVPVALEAAEAAREEGWDLEVVDVRSIVPFDDATVTASVRRTGRCVVIQEAQGFAGVGAEIAARVQERCFHALHAPVLRVSGLDIPYPAPMLEHTHLPGVDRVLDAVARLQWDDQPDPRWLAEGSAA, encoded by the coding sequence CTGATGGCCACCACCATGGCGAAGGCGCTCAACGACGCCCTCGCCGACGCGCTGGCTGAGGACGAGCGGGTGGTCGTCTTCGGCGAGGACGTCGGGCAGCTCGGCGGCGTCTTCCGGATCACCGACGGGCTGCTGGCCCGGTTCGGCGACAAGCGCTGCTTCGACACCCCGCTCGCCGAGGCCGGCATCGTCGGCTTCGCGGTCGGCCTGGCCATGTCCGGGCTGCGCCCGGTGGTCGAGATGCAGTTCGACGCGTTCGCCTACCCGGCGTTCGAGCAGATCGCCTCGCACGTGGCGAAGCTGCGCAACCGCACCCGGGGCGCGCTCAGCGTGCCGATCGTCATCCGGGTGCCGTACGCCGGCGGCATCGGCGGGGTGGAGCACCACTGCGACTCCAGCGAGGCCTACTACGCGCACACCCCCGGCCTGAAGGTGGTCACCCCGGCCACCGTCGAGGACGCGTACTCGCTGCTGCGCGAGGCGATCGCCGACCCCGACCCGGTGGTCTTCATGGAGCCGAAGAAGCTCTACTTCTCCAGCGCCGAGGCGCAGCTGCCGGCGCGTACCGAGCCGTTCGGCCGGGCGGTCGTGCGCCGGCCCGGCCGCGACGCCACCCTGGTGGCGTACGGGCCGGCGGTGCCGGTCGCGCTGGAGGCCGCCGAGGCCGCCCGCGAGGAGGGCTGGGACCTGGAGGTGGTGGACGTGCGCAGCATCGTGCCGTTCGACGACGCCACGGTCACCGCCTCGGTGCGGCGCACCGGACGCTGCGTGGTGATCCAGGAGGCGCAGGGTTTCGCCGGGGTGGGCGCCGAGATCGCCGCCCGGGTGCAGGAGCGCTGTTTCCACGCCCTGCACGCCCCGGTGCTGCGGGTCAGCGGGCTGGACATCCCGTACCCGGCGCCGATGCTGGAGCACACCCACCTGCCCGGGGTGGACCGCGTGCTGGACGCGGTGGCCCGCCTGCAGTGGGACGACCAGCCCGACCCGCGCTGGCTCGCGGAAGGCAGCGCGGCATGA